The following proteins come from a genomic window of Yinghuangia sp. ASG 101:
- a CDS encoding organic hydroperoxide resistance protein encodes MSLYTAIATSDGRDKRAVSSDGRLDVKLGMQKELGGDGIGTNPEQLFAAGYAACFASAMQLVAKRQNVDAADASVTAEVSLDANDEGGFTLGVTLRVELPDHLSGDAGRALLEATHRVCPYSNATRGNIPVELVVE; translated from the coding sequence ATGAGCCTCTACACCGCGATCGCGACTTCGGACGGGCGGGACAAGCGGGCGGTCAGCTCGGACGGTCGACTCGACGTCAAGCTCGGCATGCAGAAGGAGTTGGGCGGCGACGGCATCGGGACGAACCCCGAGCAGTTGTTCGCGGCGGGCTACGCCGCGTGCTTCGCCAGCGCGATGCAACTGGTCGCGAAGCGGCAGAACGTGGACGCGGCGGACGCGTCGGTCACCGCCGAGGTCTCGCTCGACGCGAACGACGAGGGCGGGTTCACGCTCGGCGTCACGCTGCGCGTCGAACTCCCGGACCACCTCTCCGGCGACGCCGGCCGCGCGCTGCTGGAGGCGACGCACCGGGTCTGCCCCTACTCCAACGCCACGCGCGGCAACATCCCGGTGGAGCTGGTCGTCGAGTAG
- a CDS encoding FHA domain-containing protein FhaB/FipA, whose protein sequence is MSELTLTVMRLGFLAVLWLFVIVAVQVIRSDLFGTRVTQRPMRRRATAAQAAGSAAAVSPPAAQQAPPQQSRGQRGRASRNAPSKLVITEGSLTGTTMNLTDQQITIGRAHDSAIVLDDDYASSRHARIYPAPDGSWVVEDLGSTNGTYLDRTRLTGPTPVPLGAPIRIGKTVIELRR, encoded by the coding sequence ATGTCTGAGCTGACCCTCACCGTCATGCGGCTGGGTTTCCTCGCCGTGCTGTGGCTGTTCGTGATCGTCGCGGTCCAGGTGATCCGCAGCGACCTGTTCGGCACGCGCGTCACCCAGCGGCCGATGCGCCGGCGCGCCACCGCCGCGCAGGCCGCCGGATCCGCCGCGGCGGTGTCTCCACCGGCAGCCCAGCAGGCGCCTCCGCAACAGAGCCGAGGGCAGCGTGGCCGCGCGTCGCGCAACGCCCCCTCGAAGCTCGTCATCACCGAGGGGTCCCTCACCGGCACCACGATGAATCTGACCGACCAGCAGATCACCATCGGCCGGGCCCACGACTCCGCCATCGTGCTCGACGACGACTACGCGTCGAGCCGGCACGCTCGCATCTACCCGGCTCCCGACGGCTCGTGGGTCGTGGAGGACCTGGGGTCGACCAACGGCACCTACCTGGACCGCACGCGTTTGACCGGACCGACCCCCGTACCCCTCGGAGCGCCGATCCGCATCGGCAAGACCGTTATCGAGCTGCGCAGGTAG
- a CDS encoding class E sortase, giving the protein MGVVRKLIRGTAEVVFTLGLVGLLLCVHQLWWTNIESRAAAESRVKDLRDSWKDATAPTVADPHVDPASVDPPYLDGSEGPDDVGGDGAADGTATGAGTKRGDSFAIVYIPRLGKNYNKPIVEGTSLKSLAAGVGHYTYAPYTGPGQVGNFGLAGHRNGHGEPFRHLNRLRVGDYVVVETQNTWYTYQIRKGPYITKPSNGAVLSTAPPQLGLPPGEKLITLTTCDPEFTSKNRMVFWGILTAEDPKRSGFKPAALA; this is encoded by the coding sequence ATGGGCGTCGTGCGCAAACTGATTCGCGGCACTGCCGAGGTCGTCTTCACCCTCGGCCTCGTCGGACTGCTGCTGTGCGTCCACCAGCTGTGGTGGACGAACATCGAGTCACGGGCCGCGGCGGAGTCCCGGGTGAAGGACCTGCGCGACAGCTGGAAGGACGCGACGGCCCCGACGGTCGCGGATCCGCACGTGGATCCGGCCTCGGTCGACCCGCCGTACCTGGACGGCAGCGAGGGGCCGGACGACGTCGGGGGCGACGGGGCGGCGGACGGCACGGCCACGGGCGCGGGGACGAAGCGCGGTGACTCGTTCGCGATCGTCTACATCCCGCGCCTCGGCAAGAACTACAACAAGCCGATCGTCGAGGGCACGAGCCTCAAGTCGCTCGCGGCCGGCGTGGGCCACTACACGTACGCGCCGTATACCGGCCCCGGGCAGGTCGGCAACTTCGGTCTCGCGGGCCACCGCAACGGCCACGGCGAGCCGTTCCGGCACCTCAACCGGCTGCGGGTCGGCGACTACGTGGTCGTGGAGACCCAGAACACCTGGTACACGTACCAGATCCGGAAGGGCCCGTACATCACCAAGCCGAGCAATGGCGCGGTGCTGAGTACGGCACCGCCGCAACTCGGGCTGCCGCCCGGCGAGAAGCTCATCACGCTCACGACGTGCGACCCGGAGTTCACCTCGAAGAACCGCATGGTCTTCTGGGGGATCCTCACCGCGGAGGACCCCAAGCGCTCCGGTTTCAAGCCCGCCGCGCTCGCGTAG
- a CDS encoding penicillin-binding transpeptidase domain-containing protein, translating into MNKPLRKVSVFCLILVAALMLRSNWVQVVKADDYADHPQNRRAVYEEYSHPRGDFLVDNKPITGSEKTDSKKFEYQRTYTNGPMYAPVTGFKSQFFGSNLLENIEDDILNGDDDRLFVRRVIDVITGKDRRGGNVELTINAAAQEAAFKGLNGKTGAAVAIDPATGKVLTMVSTPSYDPSLLAVNDNAAQSEAWKTLNEDPAKPMDNRAIRYTYAPGSTFKLITAAAALSSGKYKPDEATKFDSPIRYPNSNQSLTDHPGVANCKGATLERALEISCNTVFAGVATDLGDEAIKAQAEKFGFNDFGKYDFTKGGADTKNNLDIPARVNASLYPENEDDAQVMRAAIGQQSVRATPLHMAMVVAAIANNGKVMQPSLVNALRSQSLDTIESFQEKQISEAVSPEVAKQLQDMMVGVVTEGSCPSAKIDGVKVGGKTGTAQRGVNNSSPPYAWFVSFAEVDGKKVAVAVVVEDQGADVERDDISGCAAAAPTAVGIMKAVLGK; encoded by the coding sequence GTGAACAAGCCACTGCGCAAAGTGTCCGTCTTCTGCCTGATACTGGTCGCCGCTCTCATGCTGCGGTCGAACTGGGTCCAGGTCGTCAAGGCCGACGACTACGCCGACCATCCGCAGAACAGGCGGGCGGTGTACGAGGAGTACTCCCACCCCCGCGGTGACTTCCTGGTCGACAACAAGCCGATCACCGGGTCGGAGAAGACCGACAGCAAGAAGTTCGAGTACCAGCGCACGTACACGAACGGCCCGATGTACGCGCCCGTCACCGGCTTCAAGTCGCAGTTCTTCGGCAGCAACCTGCTGGAGAACATCGAGGACGACATCCTCAACGGCGACGACGACCGCCTGTTCGTGCGCCGCGTGATCGACGTCATCACCGGCAAGGACCGGCGCGGCGGCAACGTCGAGCTGACCATCAACGCCGCCGCCCAGGAAGCCGCGTTCAAGGGCCTCAACGGCAAGACCGGCGCCGCGGTCGCGATCGACCCGGCCACCGGCAAGGTCCTCACGATGGTGTCGACCCCGTCGTACGACCCGAGTCTGCTCGCGGTCAACGACAACGCGGCGCAGAGCGAGGCCTGGAAGACGCTCAACGAGGACCCGGCCAAGCCGATGGACAACCGCGCCATCCGCTACACCTACGCCCCCGGGTCGACGTTCAAGCTCATCACCGCGGCGGCGGCGCTCTCCAGCGGCAAGTACAAACCCGATGAGGCCACGAAGTTCGACTCTCCCATCCGGTATCCGAACTCGAACCAGTCGCTGACCGACCACCCCGGAGTGGCGAACTGCAAGGGCGCGACCCTCGAACGCGCCCTGGAGATCTCCTGCAACACCGTGTTCGCGGGCGTCGCGACCGACCTCGGCGACGAGGCGATCAAGGCCCAGGCGGAGAAGTTCGGCTTCAACGACTTCGGCAAGTACGACTTCACCAAGGGCGGCGCCGACACCAAGAACAACCTCGACATCCCCGCCCGCGTCAACGCCAGCCTCTATCCGGAGAACGAGGACGACGCGCAGGTGATGCGCGCGGCGATCGGCCAGCAGAGCGTCCGGGCCACACCGCTGCACATGGCCATGGTCGTCGCGGCGATCGCCAACAACGGCAAGGTGATGCAGCCGTCGCTGGTCAACGCCCTGCGCTCGCAGAGCCTGGACACCATCGAGAGCTTCCAGGAGAAGCAGATCAGCGAGGCGGTCAGCCCCGAGGTCGCCAAGCAGCTCCAGGACATGATGGTCGGGGTGGTGACCGAGGGCAGTTGCCCGAGCGCCAAGATCGACGGTGTCAAGGTCGGCGGCAAGACCGGCACCGCCCAGCGCGGTGTGAACAATTCGAGCCCGCCGTACGCCTGGTTCGTCTCGTTCGCCGAGGTCGACGGCAAGAAGGTCGCCGTCGCCGTCGTGGTCGAGGACCAGGGAGCCGATGTCGAGCGCGACGACATCAGCGGCTGCGCCGCCGCGGCCCCGACGGCCGTCGGGATCATGAAGGCGGTGCTCGGCAAGTGA
- a CDS encoding FhaA domain-containing protein, translated as MGVLKKFEQRLEGMVNGAFAKAFKSDVQPVEIASALKRECDSNATIWNRDRTMVPNDFVVELGSHDYERLSPYAEQLGAELSTMVRDYAQQQRYSFIGPVEVHFEQADDLDTGLYRVRSQALAGSQSQGAPGYGPPTGPAAPPPGPAPYGADPRYAPPGSHGGPPQGPAPHFQQQPPPSYPQGGMQSGVPMGGPPGSLPPRPPSPPPGPAPAPYRAPVLRSWVEINGLRHDLKAPVVKLGRSTDADVRVDDPSVSRHHAEIRVGPPPSIADLGSTNGIVVDGQHCQRAALRDGSRIVLGSTTVVFRQTEG; from the coding sequence GTGGGTGTCCTGAAGAAGTTCGAACAACGACTTGAGGGCATGGTCAACGGCGCCTTCGCCAAGGCTTTCAAGTCGGATGTCCAGCCGGTCGAGATCGCCAGCGCGCTCAAGCGCGAGTGCGACAGCAACGCGACCATCTGGAACCGCGACCGCACGATGGTCCCCAACGACTTCGTCGTCGAGTTGGGCTCACACGATTACGAGCGCCTGAGCCCGTACGCCGAGCAACTCGGCGCCGAACTGTCCACGATGGTCCGGGACTACGCCCAGCAGCAGCGCTACTCCTTCATCGGACCGGTCGAGGTGCACTTCGAGCAGGCCGACGACCTCGACACCGGCCTGTACCGGGTCCGCAGCCAGGCCCTCGCCGGCAGCCAGTCGCAAGGCGCCCCGGGCTACGGTCCGCCCACCGGGCCGGCGGCTCCTCCTCCCGGTCCGGCGCCATACGGCGCCGATCCGCGCTACGCTCCCCCAGGGTCGCACGGCGGACCGCCGCAAGGCCCCGCTCCGCACTTCCAGCAGCAGCCCCCGCCCTCGTACCCGCAAGGCGGCATGCAGTCCGGTGTGCCCATGGGCGGCCCACCCGGCAGCCTTCCGCCTCGGCCGCCGAGCCCCCCACCGGGCCCGGCGCCCGCCCCGTATCGGGCACCGGTGCTGCGCAGTTGGGTCGAGATCAACGGTTTGCGCCATGATCTGAAGGCCCCGGTCGTCAAGTTGGGCCGGAGCACCGACGCGGACGTGCGGGTCGACGACCCGAGCGTGTCGCGGCACCATGCCGAGATCCGTGTCGGCCCGCCGCCGTCGATCGCCGACCTGGGGTCGACGAACGGCATCGTCGTGGACGGGCAGCACTGCCAGCGTGCCGCGCTCCGCGACGGATCGAGAATCGTCTTGGGCAGTACCACTGTCGTGTTCCGTCAAACCGAGGGGTGA
- a CDS encoding DUF2252 domain-containing protein — translation MALAGPLEDVRDEVTLEGRDFTVPGFRSREAAKAKAVGRALRKGLSRADHDRFEAGDDRPAVLDVVEQANQGRLPGLVPLRIGRMVATPFAFLRGSAGLMAADLAKTPVTGVTAQICGDAHAGNFGLFGASDGRLVMDVNDFDETVPGPWEWDLKRLAASLVVAGRVGGAGEDVCRDAARDAAEAYRKTLALLAGMPVLQAWQAIADESLVWHAEAHDLSGVLERVSAKAHKNTSARFASRATVELADGRRRFVPEPPVLTVVDDETADAVARSLAGYVETLSPERRPMFERFAVEDVAFRVVGTGSVGLRAYVVMLEGSGDEPLVLQVKEARKSALAPALGLPDTGHEGRRIVIGQKVMQAVTDTLLGWTSIGERHFMVRQFRNKKGSIDASTLPPDQLDDYARMTGALLARAHSHSVDPKLLAGYCGKSGKLDEAIAAFAVAYADRTERDHAELVAAVASGRLPAETGV, via the coding sequence ATGGCGCTGGCCGGGCCGCTGGAGGATGTGCGGGACGAAGTGACCCTGGAGGGGCGGGACTTCACGGTCCCCGGGTTCCGGTCGCGGGAGGCGGCGAAGGCGAAGGCGGTGGGCAGGGCGCTGCGGAAGGGGTTGTCGCGGGCCGATCACGATCGGTTCGAGGCGGGGGATGACCGGCCCGCGGTGCTTGATGTCGTGGAGCAGGCGAATCAGGGGCGTCTGCCCGGGCTGGTGCCGCTGCGGATCGGGCGGATGGTGGCCACGCCGTTCGCGTTCCTGCGGGGCTCGGCGGGGCTGATGGCCGCGGACCTGGCGAAGACGCCGGTGACCGGGGTGACCGCGCAGATCTGCGGGGACGCGCACGCGGGCAACTTCGGGTTGTTCGGGGCGAGTGACGGGCGCCTGGTGATGGACGTCAACGACTTCGACGAGACGGTTCCGGGGCCGTGGGAGTGGGACCTCAAGCGGCTCGCGGCGAGCCTGGTGGTCGCGGGGCGGGTCGGCGGTGCCGGGGAGGACGTCTGCCGGGACGCCGCGCGGGACGCGGCGGAGGCGTACCGGAAGACTTTGGCCCTGCTGGCCGGGATGCCGGTGCTCCAGGCGTGGCAGGCGATCGCGGACGAGTCGCTGGTGTGGCACGCGGAGGCGCACGACCTGTCGGGCGTCCTGGAGCGCGTCTCGGCCAAGGCGCACAAGAACACCAGCGCGCGGTTCGCGTCGCGCGCTACGGTCGAACTGGCGGACGGGCGGCGGAGGTTCGTTCCGGAGCCGCCGGTCCTGACGGTGGTCGACGACGAGACCGCCGACGCGGTGGCGCGGTCGTTGGCGGGGTATGTGGAGACGCTCTCGCCGGAACGGCGGCCGATGTTCGAGCGGTTCGCGGTGGAGGATGTCGCGTTCCGCGTGGTGGGCACAGGGAGCGTCGGGCTGCGCGCGTACGTGGTGATGCTGGAGGGCAGCGGGGACGAGCCGCTGGTCCTCCAGGTGAAGGAGGCGCGCAAGTCCGCGCTGGCGCCCGCACTCGGTCTTCCCGACACCGGGCACGAGGGGCGCCGGATCGTCATCGGCCAGAAGGTGATGCAGGCGGTCACCGACACCCTGCTGGGCTGGACGAGCATCGGCGAACGGCACTTCATGGTGCGACAGTTCCGCAACAAGAAGGGCAGCATCGACGCGAGCACGCTGCCCCCCGACCAGCTCGACGACTACGCCCGGATGACGGGTGCCCTGCTGGCCCGGGCGCACAGCCACTCGGTGGATCCGAAGCTGCTGGCCGGCTACTGCGGCAAGAGCGGGAAGCTGGACGAGGCGATCGCGGCGTTCGCGGTGGCGTACGCGGACCGGACCGAGCGCGACCACGCGGAACTGGTCGCGGCGGTGGCGTCCGGGCGCCTGCCCGCGGAGACGGGCGTGTAG
- the pknB gene encoding Stk1 family PASTA domain-containing Ser/Thr kinase, translating to MEEPRRLGDRYEIGAVLGRGGMAEVYLGRDIRLGRAVAVKTLRADLARDPSFQARFRREAQSAASLNHPAIVAVYDTGEDYINGISIPYIVMEYVDGSTLRELLHSGRRLLPERAMEMTAGVLQALEYSHRNGIIHRDIKPANVMLTRQGTVKVMDFGIARAMADNGMTMTQTAAVIGTAQYLSPEQARGETVDARSDLYSTGCLLYELLTERPPFVGDSPVAVAYQHVREDPLPPSTFDPEVSPTIDAIVLKSLAKNPDNRYQSADEMRADLERALHGVPVAAPAVMAPMEAATQYLPATSTTSTQAGYAAPPNAHQQQYDLGPDDDYDDDPPKQRGWAWALLAIACIAVLVAAFFVGKTLLGGGGAGDKKTVPNLVGKTEAEAQQQVSAVSLKLAVDKTESCDQEKGKICSQTPGVDAQVEKDTVVKVVVSSGPELVKVPSVVGKSEEDAQNALKAVGLVGKPDRSTKYDCTKETVCSTDPAANTELAMGTEVVLKINSGKPSHEMPDVVGKTFTSAKKTLEDLKVTVDADQEYSNQPTGTVIAQSVKKGDTVTEGNTVTLTVSQGPSPAPTPTTPTTPPTSETPTGDPTTPTTPPTTPQNTQTNNGPPFTNPFDPRNNGNGNQ from the coding sequence ATGGAAGAGCCGCGTCGCCTCGGCGACCGGTACGAGATCGGCGCGGTCCTGGGCCGCGGTGGCATGGCCGAGGTCTACCTCGGCCGCGACATCCGTCTGGGCCGTGCCGTCGCGGTGAAGACGCTCCGCGCCGACCTCGCCCGCGACCCCTCGTTCCAGGCTCGGTTCCGGCGCGAAGCCCAGTCCGCCGCCTCACTGAACCACCCGGCGATCGTCGCGGTGTACGACACGGGCGAGGACTACATCAACGGGATCTCCATCCCGTACATCGTGATGGAGTACGTCGACGGCTCCACGCTGCGCGAGCTGCTGCACTCCGGCCGCCGTCTGCTGCCCGAGCGCGCGATGGAGATGACCGCCGGCGTCCTCCAGGCACTGGAGTACTCACACCGCAACGGCATCATCCACCGCGACATCAAGCCCGCGAACGTCATGCTGACGCGTCAGGGCACCGTCAAGGTGATGGACTTCGGCATCGCGCGCGCCATGGCCGACAACGGCATGACGATGACGCAGACGGCCGCGGTGATCGGTACGGCCCAGTACCTCTCCCCCGAGCAGGCGCGCGGCGAGACCGTCGACGCGCGCTCGGACCTCTACTCGACCGGCTGCCTGCTGTACGAGCTGCTCACCGAGCGTCCCCCCTTCGTCGGCGATTCGCCGGTCGCGGTGGCGTACCAGCACGTGCGCGAGGACCCGCTGCCGCCGAGCACGTTCGACCCCGAGGTCTCGCCGACGATCGACGCGATCGTGCTGAAGTCGCTCGCGAAGAACCCGGACAACCGGTACCAGAGCGCCGACGAGATGCGCGCCGACCTGGAGCGCGCCCTGCACGGCGTGCCGGTCGCGGCCCCCGCGGTGATGGCCCCGATGGAGGCGGCCACCCAGTACCTCCCGGCGACGTCCACCACATCGACCCAGGCGGGATACGCCGCTCCGCCCAACGCGCACCAGCAGCAGTACGACCTGGGCCCGGACGACGACTACGACGACGACCCGCCCAAGCAGCGCGGCTGGGCGTGGGCGCTGCTGGCGATCGCCTGTATCGCGGTGCTGGTCGCGGCGTTCTTCGTGGGCAAGACCCTGCTGGGCGGCGGAGGCGCGGGCGACAAGAAGACCGTGCCGAACCTGGTCGGCAAGACCGAGGCCGAGGCGCAGCAGCAGGTCAGCGCCGTCTCCTTGAAGCTCGCCGTCGACAAGACGGAGTCGTGCGACCAGGAGAAGGGCAAGATCTGCAGCCAGACTCCGGGCGTGGACGCGCAGGTCGAGAAGGACACCGTCGTCAAGGTGGTCGTCTCCAGCGGCCCCGAGCTGGTCAAGGTGCCGTCCGTGGTCGGGAAGTCCGAGGAGGACGCCCAGAACGCCCTCAAGGCCGTCGGCCTCGTCGGCAAGCCCGACCGCAGCACGAAGTACGACTGCACCAAGGAGACGGTCTGCTCCACCGACCCGGCCGCGAACACCGAGCTGGCGATGGGCACCGAGGTCGTCCTGAAGATCAACAGCGGCAAGCCGTCGCACGAGATGCCCGACGTGGTCGGCAAGACCTTCACCTCGGCGAAGAAGACGCTGGAGGACCTCAAGGTCACCGTCGACGCCGACCAGGAGTACAGCAACCAGCCGACCGGCACGGTCATCGCACAGAGCGTCAAGAAGGGCGACACCGTCACCGAGGGCAACACCGTCACCCTGACGGTGTCCCAGGGCCCGTCCCCGGCACCGACCCCGACGACGCCCACGACACCGCCCACGTCCGAGACGCCGACGGGCGACCCGACGACGCCCACGACCCCGCCGACCACCCCGCAGAACACGCAGACGAACAACGGGCCGCCGTTCACCAATCCCTTCGACCCGCGCAACAACGGGAACGGGAACCAGTAG
- a CDS encoding PP2C family protein-serine/threonine phosphatase: MSLSLRFAAGSHKGMIREGNEDSGYAGPRLLAVADGMGGAAAGEVASSEVLSTIVELDEDLPGADLREALRGAVDRANDRLRVMIEDDPGLEGMGTTLTALLWAGTGLGLVHVGDSRAYLLRDGVLEQITQDHTWVQRLVDEGRITEEEAGHHPQRSLLMRALDGRGQVEPDLAVREARAGDRYLVCSDGLSGVVSRETMQDTLLALVDPRDAVQELIQLALRGGGPDNITCIVADIVDVDETPSDIPMVVGAVADDRSGDTATLPNTPASRAHELTAGEYENEALVPETGPPSRRRPKPAWRRTLPIWGPAVVVLAALGGAYWWTQTQYYVARDGDHVAIYRGIDAEIFGFSLSKPYKHYDAVTMKLIGAEYRDSVTERYDASSLDDARNYVAKLKHQSEVCRTVVTWNQEQAKAVSSQEPQTPAPEQPQPSPSPGNGLPEGTNVSTAQTVQAAPMSTPTPAATGRPGSDSVSRSTPRATPPTRTAPAADPSGDPTASSTTEPGQRGSNGTTPAPDPNATTAPPAAAPAPPAPRIDLGPDQELIIKCDEQPIEPS; this comes from the coding sequence ATGAGCCTCTCTCTCCGCTTCGCCGCCGGATCGCACAAAGGCATGATCCGCGAGGGCAACGAGGACTCCGGCTACGCCGGTCCCCGTCTGCTCGCGGTCGCCGACGGCATGGGCGGCGCCGCCGCGGGCGAAGTGGCCAGTTCCGAGGTCCTGTCCACGATCGTGGAACTCGACGAGGACCTTCCCGGCGCCGATCTGCGCGAGGCGCTGCGCGGCGCGGTGGACCGCGCCAACGACCGGCTGCGCGTCATGATCGAGGACGACCCCGGCCTGGAGGGCATGGGGACGACGCTCACCGCCCTGCTGTGGGCGGGCACCGGCCTCGGCCTCGTGCACGTCGGCGACTCGCGCGCGTACCTGCTGCGGGACGGCGTCCTGGAGCAGATCACCCAGGACCACACGTGGGTGCAGCGGCTCGTCGACGAGGGCCGCATCACCGAGGAGGAGGCCGGCCACCACCCGCAGCGCTCGCTGCTGATGCGCGCGCTCGACGGCCGGGGCCAGGTCGAACCCGACCTCGCGGTACGCGAGGCCCGGGCCGGCGACCGCTATCTCGTGTGCAGCGACGGCCTGTCGGGCGTGGTCAGCCGCGAGACCATGCAGGACACCCTGCTGGCGCTGGTCGATCCGCGCGACGCCGTCCAGGAGTTGATCCAACTCGCGCTGCGCGGCGGCGGCCCCGACAACATCACGTGCATCGTCGCCGACATCGTCGACGTCGACGAAACCCCGTCCGACATCCCGATGGTGGTCGGCGCGGTCGCCGACGACCGGTCGGGCGACACCGCGACGCTGCCCAACACCCCGGCGTCCCGCGCGCACGAACTCACCGCCGGGGAGTACGAGAACGAGGCACTGGTCCCGGAGACCGGCCCGCCGAGCCGGCGGCGCCCGAAGCCCGCGTGGCGGCGCACGCTGCCGATCTGGGGTCCGGCGGTCGTGGTCCTCGCCGCGCTGGGCGGCGCCTACTGGTGGACGCAGACGCAGTACTACGTGGCGCGGGACGGCGACCATGTGGCGATCTACCGCGGCATCGACGCGGAGATCTTCGGTTTCTCGCTGTCCAAGCCCTACAAGCACTACGACGCCGTCACCATGAAGCTGATCGGCGCCGAGTACCGCGACAGCGTCACCGAGCGCTACGACGCGTCGAGTCTCGACGACGCCCGCAACTACGTCGCGAAGCTCAAGCACCAGTCCGAGGTGTGCCGCACGGTCGTCACCTGGAACCAGGAGCAGGCGAAGGCCGTCTCTTCCCAGGAACCGCAGACCCCCGCCCCGGAGCAGCCGCAGCCGTCGCCGTCCCCGGGCAACGGCCTCCCGGAGGGCACGAACGTGAGCACGGCCCAGACGGTGCAGGCCGCCCCGATGAGCACCCCGACACCGGCCGCGACCGGCCGGCCCGGCTCGGACAGCGTCTCGCGGTCGACCCCGAGGGCCACGCCGCCGACGCGGACGGCACCCGCGGCCGACCCGTCGGGCGACCCCACCGCCAGTTCCACGACCGAGCCCGGGCAGCGCGGGTCGAACGGAACCACGCCCGCCCCCGACCCGAACGCCACGACGGCGCCGCCCGCCGCCGCACCGGCCCCCCCGGCACCGCGCATCGATCTGGGCCCTGACCAGGAACTGATCATCAAGTGCGACGAACAGCCGATCGAACCCAGTTGA
- a CDS encoding nuclear transport factor 2 family protein → MSPDKRASTTRSVVTELLRRIGAGDPDAIAALYADAVDWRLDWPAEEHGRAETPWIRRRATGADAAEHFRQIGEHHVPGEAGTEIERVLVDGEHAVVTGDIRQTARSTGRPYRARFALHLTVEDGLITRHHVYEDSLAVARAFASGPVAG, encoded by the coding sequence ATGAGTCCGGACAAGCGCGCCTCGACCACCCGGTCCGTCGTGACCGAACTGCTCCGCCGCATCGGTGCGGGGGATCCCGACGCGATCGCCGCGTTGTACGCCGACGCGGTCGACTGGCGGCTCGACTGGCCCGCGGAGGAGCACGGGCGGGCGGAGACGCCGTGGATTCGTCGTCGTGCGACGGGGGCGGACGCGGCCGAGCATTTCCGGCAGATCGGTGAGCACCATGTCCCCGGGGAGGCCGGGACGGAGATCGAGCGTGTGCTCGTGGACGGTGAACACGCGGTGGTGACCGGGGACATCCGGCAGACCGCCCGCTCGACCGGGCGGCCCTATCGCGCGAGGTTCGCGCTGCATCTGACGGTGGAGGACGGGCTGATCACCCGGCACCACGTCTATGAGGACAGCCTCGCGGTCGCGCGGGCCTTCGCGTCGGGGCCGGTGGCGGGGTGA
- a CDS encoding class E sortase: MRAAVEPYAAPPGAEPVGASYASAPPPVGRPLAPPPMLDPDFRDRTAELTVVAPPPRRARSAAAPAPSEGRAARRRALQEEQRTGRRRAAPPSGGGTRARGRGAAAELPAGAGRAARRKAARPSTRSRVITGVATGIGELAMTLGLVMVLFVVYTKWWTNVIGDRNAARKASQLQEQWNAAENGEAPLPAPDPRQPDGFAPGKGFALLYIPKLGVKVPVAQGTDKEKVLDKGLTGHYTEPKTGMPWDAQGNFAVAGHRNTHGEPFRYINKLAAGDSIVVETATTYYTYTVKDTLPETSPRNIGVINPIPKGGPFKEAGRYITLTTCTPDGASTYRLIVWGEMSEERPRTEGKPDALLK; this comes from the coding sequence GTGCGGGCGGCCGTCGAGCCGTACGCCGCGCCGCCCGGTGCCGAGCCGGTGGGTGCGTCGTACGCGTCGGCGCCGCCGCCGGTGGGACGGCCGCTCGCGCCGCCGCCCATGCTCGACCCGGACTTCCGCGACCGCACCGCCGAACTCACGGTCGTCGCCCCGCCGCCCCGGCGCGCGCGGTCGGCCGCCGCCCCGGCACCCTCCGAAGGCCGCGCCGCCCGACGCCGCGCCCTCCAGGAGGAGCAGCGGACCGGGCGCCGCCGGGCGGCGCCGCCCTCGGGCGGGGGGACGCGTGCCCGAGGCCGCGGCGCGGCGGCCGAACTCCCCGCGGGCGCGGGCCGCGCGGCCCGGCGCAAGGCCGCCCGCCCGTCGACGCGCTCGCGGGTCATCACCGGCGTGGCCACCGGGATCGGCGAACTCGCCATGACGCTGGGCCTGGTCATGGTGCTCTTCGTGGTCTACACGAAGTGGTGGACCAACGTCATAGGCGACCGCAACGCCGCCCGCAAGGCCAGCCAGTTGCAGGAGCAGTGGAACGCCGCGGAGAACGGCGAGGCGCCGCTTCCGGCCCCGGACCCGAGGCAACCCGACGGGTTCGCGCCGGGCAAGGGGTTCGCGCTGCTCTACATCCCCAAGCTGGGCGTCAAAGTGCCGGTCGCGCAGGGCACCGACAAGGAGAAGGTCCTCGACAAGGGTCTGACCGGGCACTACACGGAGCCGAAGACCGGGATGCCGTGGGACGCGCAGGGCAACTTCGCGGTCGCCGGGCACCGCAACACGCACGGCGAGCCGTTCCGGTACATCAACAAGCTCGCCGCCGGCGACTCCATCGTCGTGGAGACGGCGACGACCTACTACACGTACACGGTCAAGGACACGTTGCCCGAGACGTCGCCGCGGAACATCGGTGTGATCAACCCGATTCCGAAGGGCGGACCGTTCAAGGAGGCCGGGCGCTACATCACGCTGACCACGTGCACGCCCGACGGCGCCTCGACGTACCGGCTCATTGTCTGGGGCGAGATGAGCGAGGAACGGCCCCGCACCGAGGGCAAGCCCGACGCTTTGCTGAAGTAG